One part of the Anaeromyxobacter sp. Fw109-5 genome encodes these proteins:
- a CDS encoding DUF2397 domain-containing protein: MAIRDDTTTESLVASVTDARTALVYLVVRESDQYVAVMDALESSITDLTPREVGSRVRAATGLALEDAVVEARLDKLRDWGAVSARTDASRILRHADLLARNWRYTATPVGRQVQRFYREVLAGTPTVREIPLSSLARVVETAEALVGSTQLGPDTAGLVGQLFVNHDDLDSALVGAEDNLAALVDRFDLDEESTAELKSLLVGYATHVAVELGRGSARAHRALVALRGRFPELAAAAVRASDARALIERGAIGASRGGTVEDWSALLAWLDPDSGRSERFALRLVRALPGMHVNLRRLHTSSGTATNRSRALALARACAHPTLGTAVLLAALGDHPWRKLYAEAPDADLPRVRSWRDSPRVDVPELLRLTGRAGARGRAPAARDDAAARSAVAQARAKRMAEHAAAIEEVLIAGAGASLSERAARVALAALTAAARARSDGGRRVAVHDGLGCTLFHTGAGLGCVVAPTWRVLTPGRVPVFHLPTETARAPEVAVRHEDDQPRIVLAGGAT; encoded by the coding sequence ATGGCGATCCGGGACGACACGACAACTGAGTCGCTCGTCGCGTCGGTCACCGACGCGCGGACGGCGCTGGTCTACCTCGTCGTCCGCGAGTCCGATCAGTACGTCGCGGTCATGGATGCGCTCGAGTCGTCGATCACCGACCTCACCCCGCGCGAGGTCGGCTCGCGGGTCCGGGCGGCGACGGGCCTCGCGCTCGAGGACGCGGTGGTGGAAGCTCGCCTCGACAAGCTCCGGGACTGGGGAGCAGTGTCGGCCCGGACCGACGCCTCCCGGATCCTGAGGCACGCGGACCTGCTCGCCCGGAACTGGCGCTACACGGCGACGCCCGTCGGACGCCAGGTCCAGCGGTTCTACCGGGAGGTCCTCGCCGGTACGCCGACCGTTCGCGAGATCCCGCTCTCGAGCCTCGCCCGCGTCGTCGAGACGGCCGAGGCGCTCGTCGGATCCACCCAGCTCGGCCCGGACACGGCGGGGCTCGTCGGGCAGCTTTTCGTCAACCACGACGACCTCGACTCGGCGCTCGTCGGCGCCGAGGACAACCTTGCCGCCCTCGTCGACCGGTTCGACCTGGACGAGGAGTCGACCGCCGAGCTCAAGTCGCTCCTGGTCGGGTACGCCACGCACGTGGCCGTCGAGCTGGGACGTGGCTCGGCGCGCGCGCACCGCGCGCTCGTCGCGCTGCGCGGCCGGTTCCCCGAGCTCGCCGCTGCGGCGGTCCGTGCTTCGGATGCGCGTGCGCTGATCGAGCGCGGTGCGATCGGAGCGTCGCGCGGTGGCACCGTCGAGGACTGGAGCGCGCTCCTCGCGTGGTTAGATCCCGACTCCGGACGCTCGGAACGTTTCGCCCTGAGGCTCGTGCGCGCCCTGCCGGGCATGCACGTCAACCTGCGCCGGCTCCACACGTCGTCTGGAACCGCGACGAACCGCAGCCGTGCGCTCGCGCTCGCGCGTGCCTGTGCGCACCCGACGCTGGGCACGGCGGTTCTCCTCGCCGCGCTCGGCGACCACCCGTGGCGAAAGCTGTACGCCGAGGCGCCGGACGCCGATCTCCCTCGCGTGCGCTCGTGGCGCGACAGCCCGCGGGTCGACGTGCCGGAGCTCCTCCGGCTCACCGGGCGCGCCGGGGCTCGCGGGCGCGCGCCCGCCGCCCGCGACGACGCTGCGGCGCGGAGCGCGGTGGCCCAGGCACGTGCGAAACGAATGGCCGAGCACGCCGCGGCCATCGAGGAAGTGCTGATCGCGGGGGCGGGAGCGTCGCTCTCCGAGCGGGCGGCTCGGGTCGCGCTGGCGGCGCTCACCGCCGCCGCGAGGGCGAGGAGCGACGGCGGGCGCCGGGTCGCGGTCCACGACGGGCTCGGATGCACGCTCTTCCACACCGGCGCCGGCCTGGGGTGTGTCGTCGCACCGACGTGGCGCGTCCTCACGCCGGGACGCGTTCCGGTGTTTCATCTTCCGACCGAGACCGCCCGCGCGCCCGAGGTGGCCGTGCGCCACGAAGACGACCAGCCGCGGATCGTGCTCGCGGGCGGTGCGACATGA
- a CDS encoding type IV toxin-antitoxin system AbiEi family antitoxin domain-containing protein codes for MARPAEKPSWDKLFATASGQDGLFTTEQAAEAGYYHQLLKRYVEFGRVRRVRRGIYRLVHYPAGDHEELAEVWLWSKQAGVFSHETALSLHGLSDVLPKRLHLTVPADWRGRRLKIPRGVVLHPATVRADERSWFGAVPVTEPGRTLLDCAMAHLSPELLAQAFQQARSRGLVSPERLAEVSRAAGLREVPG; via the coding sequence GTGGCGCGTCCAGCCGAAAAGCCGAGCTGGGACAAGCTCTTCGCGACAGCTTCCGGTCAGGACGGCCTCTTCACGACCGAACAGGCCGCGGAGGCGGGCTACTACCACCAGCTCCTCAAACGGTACGTCGAGTTCGGTCGCGTCAGACGGGTCCGCCGCGGGATCTACCGGCTCGTTCACTATCCGGCCGGCGATCACGAGGAGCTCGCCGAGGTCTGGCTCTGGTCGAAGCAGGCCGGGGTCTTCTCGCACGAGACGGCGCTCTCGCTGCACGGGCTCTCCGACGTCCTCCCGAAGCGCCTCCATCTCACGGTTCCGGCGGACTGGCGGGGGAGACGCCTCAAGATTCCCCGTGGAGTGGTGCTTCACCCCGCTACGGTTCGCGCGGACGAACGATCGTGGTTCGGCGCCGTCCCCGTGACCGAGCCGGGCCGAACCCTCCTCGACTGTGCGATGGCACACCTCTCCCCGGAGCTGCTCGCCCAGGCCTTCCAGCAAGCGCGGTCCCGGGGGCTCGTGTCGCCGGAACGGCTCGCGGAGGTCTCGCGGGCCGCGGGGTTGCGTGAGGTGCCAGGATGA